The DNA segment AATACAATTTTCCATTTTATGTATTAGTTCTATTGCTTGAGGATAAAACTTTTCACCTGATTTTGTGAGAATCACACCTTTTGGAACTCTATGAAAAAGTTCTAAGTTTAAAATCTTTTCTAATTGTTTTACTCTTGAAGTTACATTTGATTGAGTACATTTTAATTCATTTGATGCAAGAGAAATACTTTTATTATTTGCAACACTTACAAAAACTTTTAATAAATTCAAATCCATATCATTTTTCCTTATATCACCTATCATTATTGATTATTTGACACTAGATTACTATTCGTGATATTATAACAAAATTTGAGAGAGATAGGATTTTAAGATGAGTAGATTGTTTGATAGGAACGATAATCTAGCAATTTTAATTGCAGGGATTTTTTCAATTATTATAGGAATTGGAGTAGCAAGATTTGCTTTTACAGGTCTTATTCCTCCAATGCTTGAAGATCATTTAAGTATTAAATTTGTAGGTATTTTGGCTTCATTAAATTTTGCAGGATATTTAACAGGTTCGATTTTATCTGTATTTTTAAAAGATATAAATCAAAAAGTACTTTTTTATAGAATGGGAATAGTTTTAGCAATAGCAACTACTTTTGTTTTAGGTTTTAGCACAAATGATACTTTTTGGATGATTTCAAGAGTTTTAGGTGGATTTGCAGGAGCAATGGCTTTAGTAGTTGGTTCAGCTATTGTTATGACAAAACTCAAAATGGAAAGTAAAACGAAAGCTATGGGAATTCATTTTAGTGGTATAGGATTTTCTATTTTAACAACAGATTTAATAGCAAGATATGTTTTGAGTTTGGGATATACTTGGCAAGATTCTTGGATAGTTTTATCAATATTTGCAATAGTTTTAGCAAGTTACGCAATGTATATTTTATCTTTTGATAAAGAAGTTAAACAAAATGTTGTAAAACATAAATTTGATTTTTCTATTTTTACTTTTTTTGTGATTTTATTGATTATGGCTTATTTTACAGAAGGTGTAGGATTTGTAGTTCAAGCAACATTTTTACCTGATATTGTAAATACTCTTCCTGGACTTGAAGGTTATGGAAGTTTAACTTGGACTTTAGTTGGTCTTGCTGGAATACCATCTTGTATAATTTGGATGAGATTAGCTCATAATTACGGAAGTATAAATATGATTATTATAGCTTTACTTCTTCAAGCAATTGGTATTTTAATTCCGGCATTTACAAGTAATATTTATTTAAATTTATTAAGTGGGGTTTTGTATGGTGGTACTTTTATAGGTTTAGTGGCGCTTTTTATGAATTTAGGTGGACAATTATCTCATGGAAATCCAGTGATTTTAATGGGTGCTTTAACTACTTCTTATGGTGTAGGACAAGTTATTGCTCCTTTATATAGTGTATATTTAATTGAAAAGTTTGGCAATTATGATTATGCTTTATATCTTACTGCTCTTATTGTTTTGGGTGGAATATTGTTATTATTTATTGCAAAAAAGTTCGAAAAAGAGAGAATTTAATGTAAATATCACCCTAATGGGTGATAGACAAAGCAAAAAAAATAAAATATAATCTTACTAATAAATTAACAAAGGAGAGCTTATGTCTCAAGTAGGAATAGTTAAAACTTTAGAAGGAGGAGTATTTTATGCAAAGGATTCTTCTGGAAATATTAGAGAACTAAGTATTGGAGATATAATATCTGAAAATGAAATCGTATTTGGCGATAGCTCAAATTCTCCATCTGCAAAAGCAGAAGTGGAATTATCAGAAAATGATGTAATAGTTTTAAACCAAGCACAACAACAATTGATAGACGCTTCTTTAAATGAAGTAACTTTTGGAAATGAAGAAGTAACTTTTGCAAAAAATGATGTACAGAATGCATGGAATAACACAGCAGATGATGTAAGTGATGATATGGAAACAGCTGCAGGTGATCCAACACAACAAGAGACACAAGCTGGACAAGAAGAACCAACAGAAGAAGGAAGAGTTTCTGCTAGATTTAGCTCTAGAGATGGAGATTCTACAAACGTTGTAAGTGATTTAAGAGATGCTTCTTGGACAGAAGAACAAACTACTATTATTCCTGATTTAGAAAATAAATTAATAGAACAACCATTACCAGTTGCTTTTACAATTATTGATGGAGATAATATAGTATGGGAAGGAAATACTGCAACTTATACTGTAAAAGTTGTAGATGCTGCTGGAAATCCAATTATTGTTAATCAAGATACAATAGTATATGTTAGATATACAAATATAGAAACAGATGACAATGATACACAATACACACATAACACAACAATAGCTGTTGTTGTTAAAGCAGGAACTAGTGAATCTACATTTACTGTAGAAACGAAAGATGATTATCTAGCAGATAATGGTGAAAGATTTAATCTAGAAATCACAGGTAATAATTCTACAGAATTTGATATGAGAACAGGAAATCAAACTGGTGGACAAACAAATGTTGATACTGCAATATTAGATAATTCAAATCCAAC comes from the Arcobacter lacus genome and includes:
- a CDS encoding YbfB/YjiJ family MFS transporter, translated to MSRLFDRNDNLAILIAGIFSIIIGIGVARFAFTGLIPPMLEDHLSIKFVGILASLNFAGYLTGSILSVFLKDINQKVLFYRMGIVLAIATTFVLGFSTNDTFWMISRVLGGFAGAMALVVGSAIVMTKLKMESKTKAMGIHFSGIGFSILTTDLIARYVLSLGYTWQDSWIVLSIFAIVLASYAMYILSFDKEVKQNVVKHKFDFSIFTFFVILLIMAYFTEGVGFVVQATFLPDIVNTLPGLEGYGSLTWTLVGLAGIPSCIIWMRLAHNYGSINMIIIALLLQAIGILIPAFTSNIYLNLLSGVLYGGTFIGLVALFMNLGGQLSHGNPVILMGALTTSYGVGQVIAPLYSVYLIEKFGNYDYALYLTALIVLGGILLLFIAKKFEKERI